A stretch of DNA from Echeneis naucrates chromosome 3, fEcheNa1.1, whole genome shotgun sequence:
ACAGCACAGTCAACTCTCAGCACAAAATGggtttatatttttaatattagaTGGTAGCTAATTATAATTCCCATTAATAAATATGCATATTTACATTATACGTCTGGCAAATTAGAACTTGGAATGTGAGGAAAGGCCCATCAAAATTTCCCAGATCTCAAGGCGCCATTACCAAATCCAAATATATCAGATTTCACTGATACCAGAACATACATTTGAGAACAGCTGAAGCTTGCTGATGACATTCAGCCTTAGAAACTGCACTTTGATTAGTTTGTGTGACTGTCCATATGGCTGGACAGATTGTTTGATATTGCATGCCGTGGTCCGTTCTGTCACTGCTCTGACAGGGCCAACACCAGCAGATGTGTACAGGGGactgaagaggagagaaggggcTGGAACAGACCAGGAGTGTGCGGGTTGAACAACTCTGGAAACTCCTGCTACCTGaatgctgtgctgcagtgtcTGTGCTCCACTGTGCCCCTGGTGGAGCACCTCCTTAATCAGGAAACTCGCAAAGAGCTGGCAAGGTTCAGACACCCGTCCCCACTCACTGTTGACAGTTAGGTTTTCTCCTCTGATTTTGTTAAGTTCAGTTCCTGCAGGTCCAGCTGCCGGGTGGCTGAGATATTTGTCGGCCTGCTGGAGGACATGTGGCTGGGGAGGAGCTCTAGCTGTGCTCCTGTGGAGGCCAAATCTGTGCTCTGCTCCATCCTCCCTCAGTTCAATAACTACTTGCAGCAAGATGCCCAGGAACTGCTGCTCTCACTCCTTAACACGCTTCACGACAACCTCAAAAAGGTGCGGTGACGTCCATCGTAACTGCACTGTCACTCAACACGCATCTGTCTGTGGCAAGTCACTGCGACAACAGGAAAAGTAAATCTCTATCTGTGTGTTTACAAGGCGGCAACGCACCAGACGCCCTCCTCCGTACAACAGCCAAGACAAGACCAAAATAGAAACTGTGCCACTGCACCAAGAGACTCCACCATTGTCTCACATCTGTTTGAAGGCCAGCTAAGCTACAGGACTCTCTGCATGCACTGCAACTAtcagacacacagcacacagacctTCACTGTTCTGTCTATACCGATCCCACCAGCCATAATCAAGTGCTCCCTTGAGGTACCTTTGTTTGCAGCGCCATTTTTGCATCtttgaaacaaaacatcagccaGACTGTATGTGCCCTGTTCTTCTGACTGTTCTGTGCGTTCTCACATTAcctgttgtctgtctgctgaGCAGGACTGCCTGTCCCTGTTCTTTGAGCGGACTGTCCTGACCGGAGGAGAACAGATGCTGTGTTCAGTGTGCGGGCTGAGGAGAGAAACGGGCGTCCTAACTTGCTTGGAAAAACCACCTGAGATCCTCATGCTGCACCTGAAACGGTGGGTAGAAGAAACATGAGCTCACCTGTAGACATGTAAGACTTGAGAGAATTCTGTGGGATCACTTTTAGCTGCATTACCATTAAAATCTTCCTAAAAATATCAATGAAATCTTAAATGTCTCTGCAGGTTTGGTCGCAAAGGGAAGAACCAGGTGAAACTGAGGACCAATGTTGCATTTTCCATGAAGCTGGATCTCACCCCGTTTGTATCCAGCTCCGTACAGAGCACCTCTTACTCTTCATACCGTCTGTATGCTGTTGTGGTGAgttctctcactcacacacaccatgttGAGGTGAATTATCTTTTGTCTGTTAATTTTTGGGGAAAGCATTTTATTCTAACTGCTGTAGACTGGCTCAAAACAGCAGCCATAGCTCAAAAATAGTCTGTCATGCATTTATTACACGTGTACTAGTTCATAACCAgggttttactttttttattacatataagattttttttaagtttgtgtacctaattgcaatttatttttcgCATATTTTTGACATGTCACAGTATGGCAATGTATTGCAATGtattgcagttttgttttgttttttttaagaaacaacTGATTCTatggggctttttgtttttgtacatgaACCCTCTCATTGTTCTAGAACCATGCAGGTCACCTGAACATGGGCCATTACACAGCTCTGTGCCACAACGCCTTGAGCCAGACCTGGCATAGCTTTGATGACTTGGTTGTACGAGAGGTCCAGGACAGCCTTGTGCAATCTCCAAATGCGTACTTGCTGCTCTACAGCCGCAAGCGTTTCCAAAAGCCAAAGATCCATGGACTTGGAGCTCTTTGAGTCACACGTCAAACCAATGATGGGACTTTTCAACTCCCCTGTTTTGACTTCTCATGTCCTCCatctaaatgaataaaatcattttaactTTCTTTCACTCAAGCAAAGCCTGTGATGCTTGTTCTCCAAACCTGCACTTGCAATAAAATTGAGATCTTCAAATGACTTGTCTTACTATATGGTAACTGATTCTGTGTAACCTTTGTTTACAGTATAGTTTAAATATGCAGGGATTTAAGACAATATACAAGGCAATGTGTCATTCAGCTTGTCCACAGGGATTTGTGTCCAGACTGAACACTTGCTGAAAATATCCTGAAATgttcattcacacaaaaacaaacactaatttGAAGTAGTTTTAATAAATAGCCATATGAGTTGTTTGAGGTTAATATAATCCTTATATCTGAAACTTTTAGAGCATTAAGAAATAATATCAACAtgttcaagtaaaaaaaacaatatgatgTCATGCTAGGCAATGAAACTGTAGTCTGGAAGTAGAACCAATTTCTGCCTCCTCTAGTCGCTGGTCCATTCAGAAAAAATATCTGTATAATCTGTGTCTCCTCCTGTCAGTTAGTCAGTCAGGCAGCAAACACATTTGTAAAAGTGAATAAAGTCAAATTCTTCATAGTCTCCTGGTTCTgtacaaaacacagaaataaaattagtCAGATAAATCAAAATCCAACCTCCTACAAATTCCAAAACCAACATCACTGGCTTTAGCAAAATAAGATGCCAACTCATCCCAGTAATATTTCTACTGAATAATTTGCGTTTGAATATAATAAATGGAAAGAGTTACATATGTTTAAACTGAGAATAAGTTTTACAAACTTTATAGAAGCAGGCCAGTTTTTCTGTCACTGGCTGAACTATgcaaaaaaagacaagcatAAGTCTTGTTTTAAAGCATTCTGTCGAGTATTAATGTCTGCCTTTAAACAATTTCTTCTACCTAAAGAACTTCAACTGATTGCATATTGTGTGAGTGCAAGATGATGGGTAATATGAACAAGCAACAATCTCAATCCCCCTGTCTCTTTACGTAGAATGCACACTGAAAGCGTGTCCACACTGCAACACTTACAGTTAAACTTCAATCCCCTACAGATCTTGTTAACCATCCGAAGGCTATATAGAATTAACCCCTAAAGCACTTGGTTTGACCTTATGAATATGGTGATACTctaatggctgctgctgctttcaaagaaaaaaaaaatattttggtcACTTAACATATTTACGTTGCCCTcaagtatttacatttttgaatgtgCAACATCAGCATTGGTAAGTGAATACATGCCGTCTGACTGTTAACACTGGTGTATACACAGTACAAGAAAGCTGAGAATCAATTCTGCAAAATGGCCATCTGGAAAATGAGAGTGAAGCTTCTGAAACCAGCTGTCAGCCCTACAGCACGATCACCAAGGTATAGAAGTCAAAGAAGCATCTGTAAGTCTCTAGATGATCAGTAATATAAACAGACAGCATGTTTAACAGCTAAAAGGTCTAGTAGGGCTCTAGTAGCTGAAGCTTTGCACAGTGTGCCTGCACCACTCCTCGATCTGGAACAGACCACAACTGATGGCCACTCGCTGGAGTGCGTCCTCGCGTGCACACACGCAACTGCATGCACCAGCtctttttacaaagaaaaagaaaacctctaGGCTTGAGCAATGCTGTACTGGTGAGGTGGTCTCAtgtccatcagctccatcacagGGTGGAATAAAACAGGATGTACGCTGCGGAGGACTTGACGGTGGAGGTGGAGATTTCGGACACCTCATGATCATCAAACTTGTACCAGCGCTGTCTTTCAGCATTCTTACAGTATGCTGTGTAATGGCCGCCATCTAAACCCCCATAATGGTTCTGGTAGTGGAAAAGAAGAATGTTATGTTCTTCATAATGGATGAAAATCACATTTCATTGTTCCCTATAAATCACCTAGGGCACCTATGTGGTCTTGTCTGTCCATGGCACTTAGTAAAGTGCTCATGGCAGAGAAGTACttccagtaaaataaataaatacttgaacATAGGACGATAAAATAGTATAAGTGCATAGCAATAGTAACAATAATACATATCTCTGTTTTGTCCATATCCCTATTTCATTTAAGTTTATAttcttctgtttactttttattttaccattttttcattttgcatccaTAGACAAACAGTATAATACAGAAGTATCTTGGCTTCTCCAGTAGCacattttcatcatgtttttgtaaaaatatacTTCCATAATGAATTGATTTCCCCTCTACTTACAGACACTCCATAAAGGCTGTATCTCTTCAGGTGCTGCTTGGGTCCAATGACATATTGGTACAAGTCCAGACTGTCTAGAGGGAAGTCTACAGAAGTCTGCAGCTTCTGCTTCCACCTCCCCTCATAGGAGAATCTGTAAAAATTACACCCATTAAAGAAGAGCAGTGGAAATGTGTCACAATATGAAAAGGTCACAAATATTAGAATAGTCTGAATTAAAAATGCCTCTCAcaaatttttcagtttcttcattTTATGTTCCAAACTCTGAAAAGTGAGttttaaacatatatacatttaataatTGCCTTTGCcaaaattaaactaaaagtTTTACATACCGTTTTAAGTGTACCAAGAGAATGGGTGGGACTTTCCAGATTTCCAGTTTCTTAGTGGAATCTCTGTGGGCCTTGCAGTGTCTGCAGAACACCTTGTTGTTGTCTGTCAGCCTCTCTTCCTTGGAGAATAGCCTCAGACAATCCTACAGAGAAGTGGGAGAGTTAGACACAGTGTTAGAGATTATAtaacttcttttatttattttcacatagaAGACGGTGATGTAGTCTGAGTATTATGGTGCCTTAGAGTTTATGTGATTGTCAAGAGAAAGAAGCTAATTAGATTTTTGTCAAAGCCTGTAACAGTACAGCTTTTATGGCTCAAACCTCATTTTAATGTACAAATTGTTTTTGACTTCCAAACAATCCGAGTCCTGTAATGGAAACTGAAGTCCTTATGGACCAAATTTAGAAATcttttggaaacagaaaaaaaatcctgactCACCCTTTAATACAAAACATTTAACGTATAACTGACCTGCAAGGAACACTTGCTGGTGGAGGCCAGAGGCAGTGACAGGTACATAAAAGTCTCAAATGTCCGAGACTTGCGATGGCAAGTCAGACATTGCACAGTGGACTTGAACTGCCCTTGGAACAGTGCGACAATGATGGACTCGTTCAGAAGCTTGTGTTTGCTCCAAGCCTGGTTAGCTGCTGTCTGATCATCCAGATGgtcattttcctcctctttgtacCGCTTTCTGTTGTCCGCCTGACACCAGAGatcaaaaaacaacacaatgacatATAGGAACAACTGCAGTTTAAGGTTTTAGTGAAAACTTGCTTCATGGCCACAATAAAGCTCAATGACTGATGGCAAATACAGAATACACTGGTCATAATTAtagtaataattaaaaaaataataataataatttcattaattgtAATTGACCAGTTACCACTAGAAAAAAAACTTCTAAATGACAACTAACAAATAACTTTTCAGAAACCATCTGATCTCTTTCACTTTAAATAGCATGCGGCTCAGCATTTTTAGTCTTAATATAGTAGACAAGAGCAAGCTAGAGGCAGGTCACAACTTTCTAATTAACATTACATTAATTAGGCCAACTGAATTATCAGATAGCCTGGAGGGAAAGTGGACTGGAACGAGGCCAGCCTGATGGCACACAGGTCTGAACGTCACACAAAGGGGGCGTGATGAGATGGAGAGTGTGTCTCGAGAAATACACATCCACTGATGTTACACAATAACTGACAACTCCCCCTCTCAATTTGAAAGAGTGACTAGTTTGAGAGCTAAAATAAGGGGGATGTAATTTTCCAACTGTACTCCGAATAGAGACAGTGATCACAGCATCTTCGTGCTCCCTGCTTAACTTAACACTCATCAGTGAGCTTAAAAGcacgtattaaaaaaaaaaaaaaaaaaaaaaactaaataaatatcAAGCTGGGAGATTGTCTTTtcctgatcatttttatttttgaaaataattcatCTATTTGTGTCCCCCACTGAAATGCATATGAAGTTTGTAAAAATCAGTAAATACAGGCGATGACGCATGTCTTGGGTCTACATGCAAAGAGGTTCTGACAAAGCATCAGACCAGACAGATGCAGACACACCACACTCACACTGCTGCAGGAGGACCAAAGACACACAGCTATTTACTTACTCTCTAATTTGCCATCAAAATGAAACccagtgaaaaaaaagaaagaaggaataTAATAAAAGACTATGTTTTTAtcattgacagtaaaataataatatgcaATAATATACATGGGTAGTCAGTCAAAGGCAAGCCTTACAACAGCCATGGTCGAAAGGAATAAactactttttttccccagtacTACTCAATATTTAATGTAGAACTGTCATATTTGGATACAACTGTCTCTCTTCAgatgttttcctttcctttcttttgtccCTAGCAGTTATCAAAATCTTTACAAGATTGTGATTCTGCCCTTGCGTTGCATGAAATAAGTGTGTGCAGTACCTTGTTGAGGTCCTCATGAAGTCCATCCatgagaaacagcagcagctcctgagaGTCTTGCTGATCATAGCCAGCAAACTGTTCATTGATCTTGCCTATGGTGATCTTGAAGTCTCGCGGACTGATGCATTTATATAGACCAGCCCAAAGAGCCTTCATGATCACACCAAACTCCTCTGCAACTTCCCCTTTATGACCAAGGATGTTGTATCTGGAAGAAATAAAGCATAAGGCTCAATAATTCCCTCATATATGATCCTACGTGGAAAGTAATTGCACTTGTTTGGGCCCTGACCTGTTGATGTCCTCCAAGTAGCAATTATTATTGAAATAATCAGCCATAGCTGGTGTGTTACACAGACACTGCAAGATGGAGTTCATGTAGCATGTGTTTCCCAGGTTACGCAGGCCAGTCAGAGAAGCACCCAGACCTCCAAATGAAGGATTCAGGTTGCGAATTTTGGCAGCTGACGGCCGCACAATCTCCACTTTAGAATAGACTTTAGCACTGGCAGGTCTAGAGGACAGAAGAACACAATGAGCAAATACCagactagtgtgtgtgtgtttatatctatacacacacatatacatacacaaatacatgagTCGTGAGGGCTGATTCCATGGCTAAGAAGCTATTAAGCAACAGTGCTACTGAGTTTTGGAAGAAGGTGAGAACAATTAACAACTACAATACACCCTTACCTTGCACAGTTGAAGGAACTTCTGTAACAGATAACATTGTGGCATTGTGGCGACAGCATTATAGTTCATTGTTCAACTGTATTTAAAATGAGCTGTATGTAGATGATCCCGACATGAGTAGTGAATAACAAGGAATTAAAACACAAGGTGCTAGCTAGAAGTTATCTCCTCTTCTGGCTATCACCTTCACTGGTTTTATGACACATGGCTTATTACGAGATTCTATGTTGTCTGTGTTGCTTGTTCCAGTTATAAAGGACAAGGCTGGTAAAGTTGGAGTACGGATAATTACAGAGCCATAGCATTAGCCAGTGTTCTGTCTGAAGCCATGGAAAGGATCCTGTTGGATCGAATTAAATGCTTCTGACAGTCAGTTTGGACTTAAACCAAAGCATGGCACTGACTTCGGTAACTATGCTCTCAAAGAAATCGTAAACaactacagagaaaaaaaataatttgtcctCATGTATTTCATAGATGCCTCCAAAGCTTTTGATCATGTAAACCACAAAAAGCTCTTCATAAACTGAAGCAAAGAGGGGTCCCTGGGTACATTGTGAGGGTTCTGGTTTATTGGTACACTTATCAGACTATGCAGGTTAAATGGGGAActaaaatcatcatcatccacatttGAAGTTTGCAATGGTGTCCGACAGGGTGGAATTTTATCCccagttttgtttaatttatatatGGATGAGTTGTCTGATTGGTGAAACTCTTGTGAATCATCTTATGTATGCAGGTGATCTGGTGATACTTAGTCCAAGTAGTGCTagtctgcagcagcttcttGACATTTGCACTGAGCATGGTGTGCAATAAGACATACAATACAATCCCTGTAAAAGTGCTGTGTTAATATGCaggacaaaaatgaacaaatgtttaaaatttccTATACTGAAGTTATCAGATGTGAATCTTGAGGTTTGTGATAAAGCTAAATACCTTGGGCACATTATTATGGACCAGCTGACAGATGACAATGATATTTACATACAATGCCATAAGTTGTACGCACAAGCTAACACTATTGCACCCAAATTTGGCATGAGTTCTGTCAATGTaaaagtggcttttttttttcatgcacattGCACAGCACAGCTTTGGTCATGTTATAAAAAAAGCAAGCTTACAAAGACTGCAAGTTGCATATAATGATGCAATTGGGATTTTATTTAAAGTACAGGCTAAGCACTCTGTTAAGAACTCTTATGTATAAATTAATGCAACGGCTGGATGAATCTGCAGACAGTATCATAGCACTCTCCAAACCCACTATGAGCTGTTTCTGTTACTCATCCAAACTGAGGGTGCATTGGCTGAAATGCCTATATGTGAACTGTTCctgaatgtatattttatagatatttatttattgttgtttctaTCGTGTATGTTTTTATGGACCAGAGTCCGCCAATAAAGATCAAATCAGATCTGATCTAGGTTTGACTGAAGGGGAatattttcccagcatgcaaaAGACTACATTTCATTGTGAAGCAGGCTTAAACTTCACATTAAAAAACTAACTGAAAAGCTCAATGCCACAAAGTACACCAGAAAATATTATCAGCAACCTATTGCAATGAATGTAAATTATTGTTAGAATAAAAATGTGAGCTCCATATTTGGTCAGTGTATCACAGAACATGTGTGTGCCATACTTGGTTTCTCTGTTGATGGTTGGTATGACAGCATTAGTGGTTGGGGCAGTGGCCTTCTTCTGAGCCTCCTCTCTCAGGTCCTGGCTGATATCAGGAGAAGAGTACGAGCGTTTCAGCTTAGACCGCTCGCGCTCTTGTTCACGGTTAGCGTCCGGCTGTGCAGGTcgtggttgtttttgtttaactgTTGGTGGTGTGGAGGGCGGTGTCTGTGGAACAGTGACCTCAGGAGGGTACAGGTGCACACGGTTTGTTGGGGAATGGTAGTATCTGTAGGTTCCCGTCACTGTGTCAAGGAACTAGccaaaaatggaggaaaacacaaTAGATGGAAACTATCAGGTATGGTGAAATTTTAGCCTATATTTTCCTGGCATAATTTTTACATCGAAATTACACCATATTTGAGGTTTTAACATCTGTTACCTTCATCCAACCGTCTGGAAGGCCTGGCACACTCCTACCCATCTCCTCACTTCTTGCTCTGGTCAGGGGCTCCCTCTGTGGAATATATAACACATATTCACATTGATTGATTCACACCtctttacaaaaataattaaaaactttcaatgcatttaatttgatttgtggTCAATTTGTGACATGTGAGTCACTGGGGTCTTCCAGAGCACAAATGTTAAAGGTGCACTACAGACAGAACTTAACTCACCTTAATTTCACTGACTACATGGTTGGGAGCAGGTGAATCCAGGGACATACTCTTTGAGGGTGTGTCCAAATTCTGctcctttcccctcctctctttctcatctcctgccctgctgtctttgtcttcctcttcttctgccttCTGCCGTTCCagtctctttttctcctgaCATCTCATCTCTTcgtcctctttctttttcttctccatttcttctctttccactctttctttctgctcccgttcctgcctctcctcctctaaACGACGCTCTTGGAGGCGTTTTTCCTGCTCTTGCTTTGCCTTCTCCATCACTGCCACCACATCAGAGTGTATCTGACTTTGTTCTTCTTTAGACAAAGAAGTGCTGGCTATGAAGGATGGTTTGGCTGAACGATCAGGGACAAATGGGCCATTCTGGATGGGATCCTTTGCTGAACTGTTCTGGCTGGGCTTAGGCTCATCTGACACCCAGACAGAGGGCTTCTTTGCACGGTCAAACTAAGTAAAGAGAATAAGGAGCATAAAAAAAACTGGAGTGATCCTTAGAAATGCATGGTGTTCTTCATGTTTTGTATTATCAAAAAGCTTTACTAGTTACCCAGGTTTATACTGTACCTGTGGTAAGGCCTTGGCTGTTGCAGGTGACTGGCCTTCAGCTAGGTTCTTCTTATTAAGATCCACACCGGAACTTGTGGACACTTTAACAGGGGAATCAACCGTGTCGTGCAACCTGTCACTAACCATGGAGGTTTTAGATGTGGGCGGATCAGCTGGTATCACTCCATTCACCAGCACAGGAGCTGAGGGTTCCTGAGGCTCAGGTATGATCTCGGGATCAGGTTGGGGTGGGGTTGGAGGCTTTGGTTCCTCTAGTGAAGGGTAGCTGAAGTTCACTGTGAAatagggcaaaaaaaaaaaaaaaaaaaaaaaaaaaaaaacacaacaacaacaattaaacATTAATCCAAGGATGAGTTGTTCATCAGGAAAAAAGTCTGCTTACATAAGATACTG
This window harbors:
- the usp8 gene encoding ubiquitin carboxyl-terminal hydrolase 8 → MPAVSTGLKELYLSTSLGELNKKAEIKPDKTSTRSYVQSACKIFKAAEECRLGRDEEKAYVLYMKYLTVYDIIKKRPEFKQQPEYYMTMLGPNSFKKAIEEAEKLSESLKLRYEEVEVRKKLEEKERQEEKKRREEITEKDNGRSTQKTLSANKKDSKKIKGEQNEQKTATSKALPAGGITAEKLFHMMKDDTLTIIVMDARSHRDFEESHIRVTSQTCISVPEGAISPGITVNQIEIKLPEESKEHWRRRGFVDYIVLLDWFSSVTDLALGTTLQSLKDALFKWDSMTILRSEPLVLEGGYENWLLFYPMYTTNAKVRPPRQNIISTLPQLNFSYPSLEEPKPPTPPQPDPEIIPEPQEPSAPVLVNGVIPADPPTSKTSMVSDRLHDTVDSPVKVSTSSGVDLNKKNLAEGQSPATAKALPQFDRAKKPSVWVSDEPKPSQNSSAKDPIQNGPFVPDRSAKPSFIASTSLSKEEQSQIHSDVVAVMEKAKQEQEKRLQERRLEEERQEREQKERVEREEMEKKKKEDEEMRCQEKKRLERQKAEEEEDKDSRAGDEKERRGKEQNLDTPSKSMSLDSPAPNHVVSEIKREPLTRARSEEMGRSVPGLPDGWMKFLDTVTGTYRYYHSPTNRVHLYPPEVTVPQTPPSTPPTVKQKQPRPAQPDANREQERERSKLKRSYSSPDISQDLREEAQKKATAPTTNAVIPTINRETKPASAKVYSKVEIVRPSAAKIRNLNPSFGGLGASLTGLRNLGNTCYMNSILQCLCNTPAMADYFNNNCYLEDINRYNILGHKGEVAEEFGVIMKALWAGLYKCISPRDFKITIGKINEQFAGYDQQDSQELLLFLMDGLHEDLNKADNRKRYKEEENDHLDDQTAANQAWSKHKLLNESIIVALFQGQFKSTVQCLTCHRKSRTFETFMYLSLPLASTSKCSLQDCLRLFSKEERLTDNNKVFCRHCKAHRDSTKKLEIWKVPPILLVHLKRFSYEGRWKQKLQTSVDFPLDSLDLYQYVIGPKQHLKRYSLYGVSNHYGGLDGGHYTAYCKNAERQRWYKFDDHEVSEISTSTVKSSAAYILFYSTL